The proteins below are encoded in one region of Hordeum vulgare subsp. vulgare chromosome 3H, MorexV3_pseudomolecules_assembly, whole genome shotgun sequence:
- the LOC123440617 gene encoding SKP1-like protein 1: MAAAEGEKKIMLKSSDGEEFYVDKTVAMESQTLRHMIEDECADNAIPLPNVNSKILSKVIEYCNQHVQARPKPANSDVADAAANSSTSAPTAAPAPTVDMKSWDAEFIKVDQATLYDLILAANYLDIKGLLDLTCQTVADMIKGKTPEEIRKTFNIENDFTPEEEAEIRKENQWAFE, encoded by the coding sequence ATGGCGGCCGCGGAGGGCGAGAAGAAGATCATGCTCAAGAGCTCGGACGGCGAGGAGTTCTACGTGGACAAGACAGTCGCCATGGAGTCGCAGACCCTCCGCCACATGATCGAGGACGAGTGCGCCGACAACGCCATCCCGCTCCCCAACGTCAACTCGAAGATCCTCTCCAAGGTCATCGAATACTGCAATCAGCACGTGCAGGCCAGACCAAAGCCGGCCAACTCCGACGTCGCCGACGCCGCCGCCAACTCCTCCACCTCTGCCCCAACCGCGGCGCCAGCCCCCACCGTGGACATGAAGAGCTGGGACGCCGAGTTCATCAAGGTCGACCAGGCCACCCTCTACGACCTTATCCTGGCTGCAAATTATCTTGACATCAAGGGACTACTGGACCTCACTTGCCAGACTGTCGCCGACATGATCAAGGGCAAGACTCCCGAGGAGATCCGCAAGACCTTCAACATCGAGAATGACTTCAcaccggaggaggaggccgagattCGCAAGGAGAACCAGTGGGCTTTTGAGTAG